The sequence below is a genomic window from Gossypium hirsutum isolate 1008001.06 chromosome A11, Gossypium_hirsutum_v2.1, whole genome shotgun sequence.
AGACGGAGATGAACCGCCACTGGAAGTAAGCGTCCTAATGAACAAATCGGACAAGTAATTCCCGACGTCTTCAGGGTAAAATCTGACGAACAATGTGATGCTCTTTTCATCTCCGATCGTCGATTTATGGGAGTCGAAAAAGTTCTGGTAAACGGCGACGAGTTTCCTTCCTATGGATACTTTGATTTGGTCTCGGAGCATTGAGTTGGGCACGACGCAAGAAATCTGCTTCCAATACGCATCTTCGAAGCTTATGCTGAATTTCCTGAAACATTCTTTGGCTTCCGCCGGTTTCATCGGAGCCGTTGGATTTGTCGGCAACGAGGCGAGTACGTTGCCCCATGCGAACCGCTCGTAGCTTGTTGCGAGTCGGTTCACCTTGACTTCGTGTTTAGTGATCCAGTCCTTACACAGTAAGGAATGGAGATTGGATTTATGGATCCTGGAGATTATGTATTGAAGATTGTTGGCTAAGAATAGGTATGAAATAGCGATGTCTTTGTAATACTTGGCTTTGCTATCGAGTTTGCAGAGTAGGATGAGAATTAGCCGCGAAATACGGTCGGAGATGGGCGCTGCTGGAGATTCATTGGAAACAGGACTGTAAAAGGAAAATTCTGGCAAAGATGATTTCGCCGGCGGTGGCCAGTCCGAGATAATGTCGGTGAGGATGTTACCGTAATCAGCTAGGGCAGTGAGGTAATTCATAGAGTAGATCGTCAGAGGATGAATACCGCCTCCAGGAACAATCGTTTTGGACGACTCCTTTTGGATCATGGACTCAAAATCTAATAACAACAACCGCACTGACTCATTGAGTCGAGCTATTGAGTTAAGAGCTTGGGATCGAACGGCTGAAATCGATTCAAAAGAAAAGATCGTTTCGATCTCTGGCCAATTATCTGAAATAGCTGTGTACATACCGAGAAGCCGGAAAATTCTCTCCGGCGACGATTTTTCACCTTAGCGACGACTTCAGGGAATTCAAACAGAAGGACGGCACCTGCTTTTGTAATCTCTGAAAAGCAAGATTCTCTAATGGAATCCGATGAGGAAAAGATGAAATCGCATAGGATTCTTTCTCCAGTAAAAAGCGTCCTCATTGAAATCTTCATGGCTTCTAACCAGTCcttgattttcaaattcaatACATCCCACTCCATTTTATTGATCTTCGACGAGCTTACTTTTTCGATTCCGAGCTTATAAATACCTTCATTGATAATCGATTTCCGAATCATATTATAAATTTGAACGCATTCTTTAGCGTAACCAGAACCGATCATACAATCCGCTATCGATTTCAGATCTGACATCGCCATGAAAGAAACTTCTTCTACTTCAGAGATGGATTCTTTGGCGGCGCCGATTTCATGGTCCGGTGAAGCATCGTAATCGTAATCCGACAAGCTTGATTGCGTGGATGTCCGTGATGATCGAGTGGAAACCGATTCAGGATCCAAATGAGCCCGGTTCATCGATAAAATCTGGTAAAACTCCTTTTGAAGCCTCTTCATCGCGATTTGCATCAAACTTTGAGCTCGAATGAGGTTTTTTGAACCGGAATCTTGACCGGAAACGAAATGCATGATTTTTCGCAAGTCGTTGACGGATCTGATGAAGTGCATGGCTTCTCTTTTGCTTTCGTAGAACATAGATGTCACCTTAGCATACGACGAAGTTTCCCCGTCCCATTTCGCGACGATGATAGCGGCAGTGTCAATGATTTGCTCGATCATGGATTCAGTGAATCCACTAGCCGGCGAGGTTATCGAAGATGATGGTGACATCGACCCTTGAAACAACGGCGTTTCAGGGCTGAAACAAAGACTCCTCATTCCTTTCCGCGGCATTTTTTACGGTGGTAAGGTTTTTTAAAATCCTTTTTTTGGCGGCAGATGGAATTTTCGAGCTTAAGTTTTCCTCCTGTCTGCGTGGGTTTTTATAGACATTCTAAGCAACAGCACCGTTTCAATGGTTTTGACTTTTTGAGTAAGACCAACTTGCCTTTAATTTGTTACATGTGTCCCCCTAATTACCTGACTTCCCCCATTAAATGAGAAAACCATCCAATGAAATAATAATCATTCaataaaatatacattttaaaattagtaaagaaaaattttcaattttttttttggatatccgttaaagttattttatatatatatttttataattaatgaattatctatttttgggttttgataaaaatattttattttacaaaaaaatagaattttaacttaataataaatgtctatatatatttgttaattatattctagattaaattcattttaatcaaattttaacaaattattaaaataagatTTATTTACACATAATATTTCATTATAATCTTTTTATTACATAATGTCTTGAACTACTTATTGTTTCTcttaacccataaataggagaataatgcgttTCAGTGCATTCAAACCCACATCCTCATGCATTGATAATAATATCCATGTCAATCGAGCTAATACTCGATAGAaatattaactattttttaaaatatgatttgagAAAGAATTTGTGGTTGTAATAAAAAAACAAGTTGCCCAATTGTTctaatgttagaaaaaaatataatttattttacattaatttctttttgactgtaaattttaaatgaaaataaaaataaatgtggaAGATCAAGTTGAGGGAAGGGAAGCTAAGCTCTATCTACTTTAAGACATTATTAATTAAGGCCTCTAAATAAAAGTACGACAGCGTATACAAATATcttgaatttcaaattttatctaattacataATTAAgggaataatataaaaaatttaatgttatatatatatttatttctactCCTACCTTTCTTATATGGTTATCATCCCTCCTATATccgtaatttttaaatttatatctaaataaaataatattgggtaaattacactattagtcacctaattattaataaattttattttttgttatctaATTATGAgaagttacaaaatgattactAAACTATTCGATTTtacctctctctctctttttaccGGCCATTAAATGACTAATGGGAAGGTGATGTGGtagcttattcaaaaaatttgattatttatctCTATTAATATTGagtatctaatatatatatattggtgagGGGATGCTAACTCTTTCGAAAAAGTATTTGAGGTATTATTTATTGGGAAATAATGGATCTCTCAACATGCTAATATTGTTCTTAATCGAAGTTTTGTCTCATAACTCTAGGAAAAGCTTGAGTACTTGAGGTAATGGGTTTAATAGAGCGGGACTGCCTGATTAGATTGGACTGTACGTGGCATACAACTGCCTACCAAAAGACAACAATACTAACTCGTTGAGGAACCCTTTGAATATCGACGAGTGTCACTTCAAAACATTCTTTAAAGAATCAATccacataaatatataaataaatacaataaaaaacaaTATCATAAAGCAACATTGAATTAGAAACTTAGTTTGCAATAAGACTTAAACCAAAATTAACCTAATTTCACATATGACTTTATTAGAAACTTTTAATAGACTATTCAAGTTTAAACTTGATGTCAAGCACATCAATAATTGAGGATTCGATTCTCGTTTTGGGTATGgaacaattttaaaattcatgatCAACGTTTATTCCCTTAACGGGCTTACAAAGTGCAAAAGATTAGTCATCGGACTCACtccaataaacacttttaacaaaTCATTAACCGTAAGTGATTTAAAACATTATGGTCAGATggttataatattaattattacttATTTCAACTCTTTGGTTGTGTTAATGAAATTGATGTCGAAATAATTCGAAGgtttaaatttgagttttagtGTCTGACTTTAGTTCGAGTTATGGTACATCAATTCAGATTACTAACCGAATGAATTTATTGCATTTTCAACTTATTTTAGGTACCTTAAATTTAAATGGCATGTTGAATAGTTAGCAAGTTGGCAAATTGAGAGTAGTCAAAGTTATAAGCAGTGGTACTAATTAAATTGACCATAGCTTAAgttaataagttttaaatatcatattgaaTTATCACTTTTCTTTATCCAAAAGCTTTAACCCCTAATTTCACTAAACCAAAAAAAAGTGGTCTTATATTCGTTTAATTGCACTCTAATGACAAACCTCTTAAATGTTCGGCCAAAGCTTACCAAAATTTTAGATTTGGtcaaaaacatgtttttttttttgttaaaacaaaaaATGAAGATAAATTATGATTAATGCAAATCTATAACATAATGGATGGTATTCGGTCGGTCTTAGATCGAGTAGAGGTGAAACGGAATCGAGtgaattttattcaaaaaattatttttaatttagtctttaaaattttttataaaagaacAATTCGTCTTACTtcaaaacataatatttaaaaaaaattgacactTACAAATCAAAACCCTTCAAATTTGAGTTTGAGTTCGAGTTCCAGTTAACATTTTTGTCCTCACTTGGTGTGGGGTTGACAATTAGGTTTGGTTGAGGACCAACGTAGTGTAAAAGGTCCAACAAGTTGGGCTTAATTTGTGGACAACATTATTACATTAATACACATACAAAAtgcaagtgaaaaaaaaaattgatggtcCTATGTCTTTATTTCTTAATTGCATTCTAGAGAAAATTGGTGCAAAAAttgaaatttgttattatattttaaggTAATTTCTTCCGTTAGTCCCTCTCAAATTAGGTTATTCTTATTTTGATcatttcaatctttttttttttggttaatttggttatTGTCGTTAAATTGACCAATTTATTCATTCCATAGTTAAACCCACTATTTTACCTatcatttaatggttaaattaaagGTTTCTATAATGGAAGGACATGATATATATTACATTGATGGTTTCATAATGTAATTAGAACTTTTTGAAATTTgaggaccaatttaaaatgagGGTCATAGTTTAGTGATGTCTGGTACAATTAACTCATATATATAAAAGAGATGAGACAAATGACAAATTTTTAACTCTGTTTGTGGAGTTAAAAAACAACGTTATCTAGTATACCAAATGCTAGCcatttatttcaaaagaaaattattatttattatattgtttattttttaatccaaaattatttatttgtttattttattcatcAGCATTACTCAATGACGTATGCAATTACACATTCATGAACATGCTTACAAATATGTTCGTTTAATGTTCACGAATAAGTTCATTTAGTTTAATTTCAACTAATACgaatacatataattttaaataaatacgaacacaaattttaaaattttaatggataCAAATTCaacacaaataaatttaaaaataaacatgaatagAGGATTAGAGGCAATGGGGAAGCCAAAATTGTTAGTAAGAGGGTTcaagatatttttataaatatctgTTAAAAGGCGGTTGGGCTTATAAATTCAAGATAATCTTGGTAATCTTGACTTTGTGTTTAGTGATCCATTCCGTACTCAGTAAGGAATGGAGATTAGATTTATGGATCCTGGAGATTACGTATTGGAGATTGTTGGCTAAGAATAGGTACAAAACGGCGACGTCTTTGTAATACTTGGCTTTGCTATCGAGTTTGCAGACTATGACGAGAATTAGCTGCGAAATGTGGTCGGAGATGGGCGCTGCCGAAGATTCATTGGAAACAAGACTGTAAAAGGAAATTTCTGGCAAAGATGATTTCGCCGGCGGTGGCCAGTCCGAGATAATGTCGGTGAGGATGTTACCATAATCGGCTAAGGCAGTGAGGTAATTCATAGAGTAGATCGTCAGAGGATGAATACCGCCGCCAGGAACAATCGTTTTGGACGAGTCCTTTTGGATCATGGACTCAAAATCTAATAACAACAACCGTACTGACTCACTGAGTCGAGCCATCGAGTTAAGAGCTTGGGATCGACTTGCTGAAATCGATTCAAAAGAAAAGATCGTTTTGATCTCTGGCCAGTTATCTGAAATAGCCGTGTACATGCCGAGAAGTTGGAAAATTCTCTCCGGTGACGATTTTTTCACCTTAGCGACGACTTCGGGGAATTCAAACAGAAGGACGGCACCTTCTTTTGTAATCTCCGAAAAGCAAGATTCTCTAATGGAATTCGACGAGGAAAAGACGAAATCGCATAGGATTCTTTCTCCAGTAAAAAGCGTCCTCATTGAAATCTTCATGGCTTCTAACCAGTCCTTGATTTTCAAATTCAGTACACCCGACTCCATTTTATTGATCTTCGACAAGCTTACTTTTTCGATTCCGAGCTTATAAATACCTTCATTGATAATCGATTTCCGAATCATATTATAAATTTGAACGCATTCTTTAGCATAACCAGAACTGATCATACAATCCGCTATCGATTTCAGATCTGACATCGCCATGAAAGAAACTTCTTCTACTTCAGAGATGGATTCTTTGGCGGCGCCTATTTCATAGTCCGGTGAAGCATCGTAATCGTAATCCGAAAAGCTTGATTGCGTGGATGTCCGTGATGATCGAGTGGAAACCGATTCCGGATCCAAATGAGCCCGGTTCATCGATAAAATCTGGTAAAACTCCTTTTGAAGCCTCTTCATCGCGATTTGCATCAAACTTTGAGCTCGAATGAGGTTTTTTGAACCGGAATCTTGACCGGAAACGAAATGCATGATTTTTCGCAAGTCGTTGACGGATCTGATGAAGTGCACGGCTTCTCTTTTGCTTTCGTAGAACATAGATGTCACCTTAGCATACGACGAAGTTTCCCCGTCCCATTTCGCGACGATGATAGCGGCAGTGTCAATGATTTGCTCGATCATGGATTCAGAGAATCCACTAGCCGGCGAGGTTATCGAAGATGATGGTGACATCGACCCTTGAAACAACGGCGTTTCAGGGTTGAAACAAAGACTCCTCATTCCTTTCTGCGGCATTTTTTACGGTGGAAAggttttttaaaatctttttttggCGGCAGATGGAATTTTCGTGCTTAAGTTTTCCTCTTGTCCGCGTGGGTTTTTATAGACATTCTAAGCAATAGCGTCATTTCACTGGTTTTGACTTTTTTTGAGTAAGACTAACTTGCCTTTAAGTTGTTACATGTGTCTCCCTAATTACTTGACGACACCCATTAAATGAGAAAACCATTcaatgaaatgaaataataatCATATACATTTTACGATTAGTAAAGGAAAACTTTCAAAGAGTTTTTTTCGGATATCcgttaaaagttttatttatgttttttttttctcataattaatattttgagttttgatgaaaatattttattttacaaaaaaaaaattaaaatagaaatttaacttGATAATAAATGCCTATATATATATTCGTTAATATATTctagattaaatttattttaatcaaattttaacaaaCTATTAAAATAAGATTTATTTACACATAATACTTCATAACAATTTTTTTGACATAATGTTTAGAACTACCTATAGTCTtttccaacccataaataagagaataatgcgtTTCAGCGTACTCGAACTCACATCCTTGTGCATTGAGAACAATATCTATGTCAATCAAACTAATACTCAACTGACAGaagtattaattattttttaaaatatgattcaAGAAAGTATTAGTGgttgtaataaaaaaaaacaaaaaaacaagttGTCCATTTGTTctaatgttagaaaaaaatataatttatttcacattaatttctttttgactgtaaatttgaaatgaaaataaaaattaatgtggAATATCAAGTTGAGGGAAGCTAAGCTCTATCTATTTTAAGACATTATTAATTGAGGCCTCTAAATAAAAGTACGACAGCGTATACAAATATgttgaatttcaaattttatctaattacataattaaggaaataatataaataatttaatgttatataaataaatatatataatatgtatatatatattcctacTCCTATAtccttttaactttttaaatttctatctaaataaaataatattgggtaaattacactattagtcacctaattattaataaatttcttttttgatctCTTAATTATGAgaagttacaaaatgattacaAAACTAATCGATTTTACCTCTCTCTTTTCTCATCAACCCTTATGTTTGAGTTTTAGTGTTTGACTTTAGTTCGAGTTATGATACGAACGATTCAGATTATTAACCGAAtagatttattaaattttcaacatattttagTGACCCTAAATTTAAATGGCATGTTGAATAGTTAGCAAGTTGGCAAATTGAGAGTAATCAAAGTTATAAGTAGTCGTAAGCTTAAGTTAATAAGTTTGAAATATCATCTTGAATTGTCACTTTTCTTTATCTAAAAGCTTTAACCCTTAATTTCACTAAAGGGAAAAAAAGTGGTCTGATATTCGTTTAATTGCACCCTAATGACAAACCTCTTAAATGTTCGGCCAAAGCTGACCAAAATTTTAGATTTGGtcaaaaacatgttttttttttgttaaaacaaaaaATGAAGATAAATTATGATTAATGCAAATCTATAACATAAGGGATGACATCCAATTGGTCTCGGATCGAATAGAGGTGAAGTAGGACAGGGaggattttatttaaaatttattttcaatttagtctttaaaaatttttgataaaaaaacaaTTCGTTTTACTTCAAAATATAATattcgaaaaaaaaataacaCTTACAAATCAAAACCCTTCGAATTTAGGTTTGAGTTCGAATTCTAATTGATATTTTTCTCCTCCACCAAGTGTAGGGTTGACAATTAGGTTTGGTTGAGCACCAAGGTAGTGTAAAAGGTCCAACAAGTTGGGCTTAATTTGTGGACAACATATATTACATCAATACACATACAAAATGCAAAGTGAAAAAAGAAAGTAGATGGTCCTATGTCTCTATTTCTTAATTGCATTCTAGAgaaattttgtcaaaaattgaaatttgttattatattttaggGTAATTTACTCCGTTAGTCCCTCTCAAATTAGATTATTCTTATTTTGatcattcattttttttgttaatttgattgtTGTCATTAAATTGACGAATTTATTCATTCCATGGTTAAACCCACTATTTTACCTGTCATTTAATGGCTAAATTAAAGTTTTCTATAACGGAAGGACATGATTTATAttacattaatagtttcataatGTAATTAGAACGTTTTGAAATTTGAAGACCAATTTAGAATGAATGTCATAGTTTAGCGATGTCTAGTGGAATTAACTCATATATAAAAGAGATGGGACAAATGACTTAAAAAACAACGTTATCTAGTATACCAAATACTAGccatttaaaagaattttattatttattatatttgtttattttttaatccaaaattatttatttgtttttttttcacgAGGATTACTCAATGACGTATTCAACTATACATTCATGAACATGCTTGGCAATATGTTCATTTAATGTTCACGAACAAGTTCATTTAGTTTAATTTCAACTAATACgaatacatataattttaaataaatacgaacacaattttgaaatttttaatggaTACAAATTGaacacaaataaatttaaaaataaacatgaatagAGGATTAGAGGCAAGGGCGAAGCCAAAATTGTTTGTAAGGGGGGTCGGGatgtttttataaatatatctgtTAAAAGTCGGTTAGGCCTACTTTGAACAAGGTATTTAGAAATTTAGAATAAGTTAAATACTCAAAATGTATCCGATATTATaatcatttaagtttatttttaccTATTAATATTTAGATATCATTTATACTTAGATATTGCAATTATTAAGCTTTATTTTTAccgatttaatatttatatacgattttgtattagtttaccaaattaaactagaaatattactgaatttattataaaaattataaattctataaGGATCTGTCTGAATAATACAAAGCAATTGGATGAAAGTGTAATTACTAGTATAGTAATTACATTCTCTTGCAATTACAAATAACTGTAATCCCCTAGACATATTTGGCTCATAGGGTGTAATTATacagttacataatttatatttttaaaaaatatcaaataatataaaaaactataagtatgataaaaataatcaCTAAGTaagtaacaaaaaataaaataaaataatcatatgtattatgttagtctaaaaaagtagttgataataatattactaataaaaaatagcaataaaaataaacattatatgcaattttatctaatttttttaatgtatatatgttcggttattccctctttaatatttaacatatgatCTTTATCATCATTCGCTAGTCTTTGACCGAGTTCATCATCATCTGAACTTGAATCTGcataattaaaa
It includes:
- the LOC121209551 gene encoding exocyst complex component EXO70H1, which translates into the protein MPQKGMRSLCFNPETPLFQGSMSPSSSITSPASGFSESMIEQIIDTAAIIVAKWDGETSSYAKVTSMFYESKREAVHFIRSVNDLRKIMHFVSGQDSGSKNLIRAQSLMQIAMKRLQKEFYQILSMNRAHLDPESVSTRSSRTSTQSSFSDYDYDASPDYEIGAAKESISEVEEVSFMAMSDLKSIADCMISSGYAKECVQIYNMIRKSIINEGIYKLGIEKVSLSKINKMESGVLNLKIKDWLEAMKISMRTLFTGERILCDFVFSSSNSIRESCFSEITKEGAVLLFEFPEVVAKVKKSSPERIFQLLGMYTAISDNWPEIKTIFSFESISASRSQALNSMARLSESVRLLLLDFESMIQKDSSKTIVPGGGIHPLTIYSMNYLTALADYGNILTDIISDWPPPAKSSLPEISFYSLVSNESSAAPISDHISQLILVIVCKLDSKAKYYKDVAVLYLFLANNLQYVISRIHKSNLHSLLSTEWITKHKVKITKIILNL